A genomic stretch from Carassius auratus strain Wakin chromosome 37, ASM336829v1, whole genome shotgun sequence includes:
- the gngt2b gene encoding guanine nucleotide-binding protein G(I)/G(S)/G(O) subunit gamma-T2b: MARDMSDKEILKMELEQLKLEVNTPRIAVSTTAPEIIAFVEGKSAEDPLIRGVPEDKNPFKEKGGCIIT, from the exons ATGGCTCGGGACATGTCAGATAAAGAAATCCTGAAGATGGAGCTGGAGCAGCTGAAGCTGGAAGTGAACACTCCCCGAATCGCG GTATCAACAACAGCCCCAGAGATCATTGCGTTTGTTGAGGGGAAGTCTGCTGAAGACCCCCTGATCAGAGGCGTCCCAGAAGACAAGAACCCATTCAAGGAGAAGGGAGGCTGCATTATTACGTAG
- the si:ch1073-13h15.3 gene encoding putative all-trans-retinol 13,14-reductase, whose translation MWLLILLVCVLVWAGGTYWYLFSKPSPFTVESVRPPGPLELDQRKRDKVLKQGFTKEKIPKNLDAVVIGSGIGGMAAAATMAKAGKRVLVLEQHDVAGGCCHTFTEKGFEFDVGLHYFGQLHENGLLKVAMDQITEGQMEYVELPQHFDSIVIGDSEKRRDYAILSGKTEMEQNLKKIFPDDVKAVEEFFKIMKVTARKIHYLAILKLIPQWLALFLLKSGIADLFSSVFSLSGMNATEMNKKLTSNKDLHVIFSYFFYGVPPKDSSFMINALMLHHFKRGAYYPKGGASEIPFHITKVIQKYGGSVLVRAPVSRILVDKNGAAYGVTVKKGDEHVEIRAPVIISNCGIFNTFQKLLPPEIQGKPGIQSRLDMMRPGKASFLLFSGFDATQEELDIVPNSIWLFKSNDMDAMMDEFFGMSKDEAPENIPMMLITFPSAKDSTSQIRHPGKSCMTILTMVNYEWFEDWKDTRVRKRGDDYHSYKMRFGNCLFEWACKHFPKLRDKLVYQEAATPLTNMHYLSCNRGAIYSADHNLDRFYAEAMARNRCDTPVKNLYLSGQDIFSCGIAGALHGGLLCASTVLNYPVYIDLLFIKKKLKWKKAKEAAKLAKQKQH comes from the exons ATGTGGCTGCTGATACTGTTGGTGTGTGTCCTGGTTTGGGCTGGGGGAACATACTGGTACCTGTTCAGCAAGCCGAGTCCGTTTACCGTGGAGTCAGTGAGGCCTCCAGGACCTTTAGAGCTGGACCAGAGGAAGAGGGACAAAGTGCTGAAACAAG GATTTACCAAAGAGAAGATTCCAAAGAATCTGGATGCGGTTGTAATAGGCAGTGGGATCGGAGGAATGGCGGCGGCAGCCACAATGGCCAAAGCAGGGAAGAGAGTCCTGGTTCTGGAGCAGCACGACGTGGCCGGAGGCTGCTGTCACACGTTCACTGAGAAGGGTTTTGAGTTTGATGTGG GACTTCACTACTTCGGTCAGCTGCATGAAAACGGTCTGCTGAAGGTCGCTATGGATCAAATCACTGAGGGTCAGATGGAGTATGTGGAGCTGCCGCAGCATTTTGACAGCATTGTGATTGGGGACAGTGAGAAACGGAGAGACTACGCCATCTTGAGTGGCAAGACTGAGATGGAGCAGAACCTGAAGAAGATCTTTCCAGATGATGTCAAAGCTGTGGAGGAGTTCTTTAAGATCATGAAG gttACAGCCAGGAAGATTCATTATTTGGCCATCCTGAAACTGATTCCACAGTGGCTGGCTCTGTTTCTGCTCAAAAGTGGCATCGCTGACCTCTTCTCATCCGTCTTTAGTCTCTCAGGCATGAACGCCACTGAGATGAACAAGAAACTGACAAGCAACAAGGATTTGCATGTGATCTTCTCATATTTCTTCTACG GTGTGCCTCCTAAAGATTCCAGCTTTATGATCAATGCTCTGATGCTGCACCATTTCAAGCGTGGTGCATATTACCCTAAAGGGGGCGCCAGTGAGATCCCGTTCCACATCACTAAAGTCATACAGAAATACGGGGGCAGTGTGCTGGTCCGAGCTCCGGTCAGTCGGATCCTGGTTGATAAGAATGGAGCTGCTTATG GAGTGACAGTGAAAAAAGGGGACGAGCATGTTGAGATTCGGGCTCCTGTCATCATCTCCAACTGTGGGATCTTCAACACCTTCCAGAAGCTCTTACCTCCAGAAATACAAGGCAAACCAG GGATTCAGAGTCGTCTGGATATGATGAGGCCCGGTAAAGCCTCGTTCCTCCTGTTCTCGGGGTTTGATGCGACGCAGGAAGAGTTAGACATCGTGCCCAACAGCATCTGGCTCTTCAAATCCAACGACATGGATGCCAT GATGGACGAGTTCTTCGGCATGAGTAAAGACGAGGCACCAGAAAACATTCCCATGATGCTCATCACCTTCCCCTCAGCCAAAGATTCCACATCACAGATCCGGCACCCAG GCAAGTCATGCATGACCATCCTGACCATGGTGAATTATGAATGGTTTGAAGACTGGAAAGACACTAGAGTGAGGAAAAGAGGCGACGATTATCACAGCTACAAGATGAGATTTGGCAACTGTCTCTTTGAATGGGCCTGCAAACACTTCCCAAAACTCAGAGACAAG ctGGTGTATCAGGAGGCCGCCACTCCTCTGACAAACATGCACTACCTCAGCTGTAACCGAGGGGCCATTTACTCTGCTGATCACAACCTGGACCGCTTCTACGCAGAAGCCATGGCTCGAAACCGCTGCGACACTCCTGTCAAAAACCTTTATTTGTCAG GTCAGGACATTTTTAGCTGTGGTATTGCCGGTGCATTGCATGGTGGTCTCCTCTGCGCCTCCACCGTCCTAAACTACCCTGTGTACATCGACCTCTTGTTTATCAAGAAAAAACTCAAGTGGAAGAAAGCAAAGGAGGCAGCGAAGCTGGCGAAGCAGAAGCAGCACTGA
- the tmem101 gene encoding transmembrane protein 101, which produces MAAATRKKALRFFSQFGAFILTRFGFWNCFCMLMLFAERADVKRKPDIQVPYLYLDLGAAVLCASFMSFGVKRRWFALAAAIHLALSTYVSYVGGQVHYADWLKVRMYSRAMAIIGGFLVLASGAGEVYRQKPRTRSLQSTGQVFLGIYLICMVYSLQHSKEDRLAYLDHIPGGEITVQLLVLVFGVLALSYLSGYYVRLASQILAVLLPLVVLFIDGNIGYWHRTCRVEFWNQIKLIGQNVGIFGAVLILATDS; this is translated from the exons ATGGCTGCTGCAACTCGTAAAAAAGCGCTGAGATTTTTCTCTCAGTTCGGAGCTTTTATCCTGACTCGGTTCGGCTTCTGGAACTGCTTCTGCATGTTGATGCTGTTCGCGGAGCGAGCGGATGTGAAACG GAAGCCAGACATCCAGGTGCCTTACCTGTATTTAGATTTAGGAGCTGCAGTGTTGTGTGCCAGCTTCATGTCGTTTGGGGTGAAGAGAAGATGGTTTGCTCTGGCCGCTGCCATTCATCTGGCCCTCAGCACATACGTGTCCTATGTGGGTGGACAGGTCCATTATGCAGACTGGCTGAag GTGAGGATGTACTCCAGAGCCATGGCCATCATTGGAGGCTTTCTGGTGCTGGCCAGTGGAGCAGGAGAGGTTTACAGACAGAAACCTCGCACACGCTCGCTGCAGTCCACCGGACAGGTCTTCCTGGGGATTTACTTGATCTGTATG GTTTACTCGCTACAGCACAGTAAGGAAGACCGGCTGGCCTACCTGGACCACATTCCTGGTGGTGAGATCACGGTCCAGCTCCTGGTGCTTGTGTTCGGGGTGCTAGCGCTCTCTTACCTCTCGGGCTACTACGTGCGACTGGCATCCCAGATCCTAGCCGTTCTGTTACCTTTAGTTGTGCTGTTCATTGACGGTAACATCGGTTATTGGCACCGCACCTGCCGCGTGGAGTTCTGGAACCAGATCAAGCTCATCGGGCAGAACGTCGGCATCTTCGGAGCCGTGCTTATTCTAGCCACAGACAGCTAA